From the genome of Lutzomyia longipalpis isolate SR_M1_2022 chromosome 2, ASM2433408v1, one region includes:
- the LOC129789039 gene encoding leukotriene B4 receptor 1: MDIIHDANQVGDVTPLWHNDTASHGNRTSGDWLSSSGTLVLLGSYCTVIFVGVFGNASLVVTLCAQGRLRNPLLVALCVADLIVSGVAAPLTVVSMAFNYSTWSLPPAACKAISFIKSMPVAASTFCLFMLSLDRFATVKHPRLAQLRQTRFLPTVLALGAWFTAILISVPVLLAHRVDERAQMSGLSHALTACRPDYGDYHVPFLTTHTLLVFVIPGFGVVLNHLAVRRKLCALSLTARAAHGELPLPMPILRRPTHMIIVTGMAPARGGVVGEQDDSSDAGGAMESNLAGPAGSQKAPTKVTPKTPRAIRREQMRRRQRSKRASDRRHGPELPLPQTSTLRSRRRLANLLVGAALIFVACWTPHVVCIVGTQLGSGMLCTKALADFSLLLGYTHSAVSPIVYWFLNHNTLRQSLSCTPCWQISSAQKFLRTHFRLAAPSPPPSSTNEAALGAFNPRYIKSRPQPMPRPQASSHYLY; the protein is encoded by the exons ATGGACATCATTCACGACGCTAACCAAGTGGGCGACGTGACCCCCCTGTGGCACAACGATACAGCGTCCCATGGCAATAGAACCAGCGGCGACTGGCTCTCATCGTCCGGTACACTCGTCCTCCTCGGCAGCTACTGCACCGTGATCTTCGTGGGTGTTTTCGGGAATGCATCCCTGGTGGTGACACTGTGCGCCCAGGGACGCCTCCGGAATCCCCTACTTGTTGCACTCTGTGTCGCCGATTTGATAGTTTCGGGCGTCGCGGCGCCTCTCACTGTCGTCAGCATGGCGTTTAATTACAGCACATGGAGCTTACCACCCGCAGCATGCAAAGCCATATCCTTCATAAAG TCCATGCCAGTGGCAGCGAGCACATTTTGCCTGTTTATGCTGTCTCTGGATCGCTTTGCCACAGTGAAGCATCCGCGCCTCGCACAGCTACGTCAGACACGATTCCTGCCCACCGTGCTTGCACTCGGTGCATGGTTCACGGCAATCCTCATCAGTGTGCCCGTCCTGCTGGCACATCGAGTTGACGAAAGAGCCCAAATGAGTGGCCTATCTCATGCACTAACTGCCTGCCGTCCCGACTACGGGGACTACCACGTGCCATTCCTCACAACCCACACACTCCTCGTGTTCGTCATCCCGGGCTTTGGGGTCGTGCTCAACCATCTGGCGGTTCGGCGGAAGCTCTGTGCGCTCTCACTCACAGCACGTGCAGCACACGGGGAACTACCCCTACCTATGCCTATTCTACGTCGGCCTACGCACATGATCATCGTCACGGGTATGGCACCAGCACGGGGTGGTGTTGTTGGGGAGCAGGATGACAGCTCCGATGCTGGTGGGGCAATGGAAAGCAATCTAGCGGGGCCAGCTGGGTCACAGAAGGCACCAACAAAGGTTACGCCCAAAACTCCAAG ggCAATACGTCGCGAGCAAATGCGTCGTCGGCAGCGAAGCAAAAGAGCCAGCGACAGAAGGCACGGCCCAGAGCTTCCATTGCCACAGACATCCACATTACGATCCCGACGACGTCTGGCCAATCTTCTCGTGGGTGCTGCACTAATCTTCGTAGCCTGCTGGACACCACATGTGGTTTGCATTGTGGGTACACAGCTAGGTAGTGGGATGCTCTGTACCAAAGCTCTGGCTGACTTCAGTTTACTCTTAG GCTACACCCATTCAGCTGTGTCTCCCATTGTTTACTGGTTCCTCAACCACAATACCCTCCGACAATCACTCTCATGCACCCCATGCTGGCAAATATCCTCAGCGCAGAAATTTCTGCGAACGCACTTTCGCCTTGCAGCTCCATCGCCACCGCCCTCGTCTACAAATGAAGCTGCTCTTGGAGCTTTCAATCCCAGATACATCAAATCCCGCCCGCAACCAATGCCACGACCACAGGCCTCGTCGCACTACCTCTACtaa